Genomic DNA from Paucilactobacillus hokkaidonensis JCM 18461:
GTTTTTTAACATCTTTACATTATTGTTTGGAGTTATGGGCATTTTCCAACCTAAATCGCTGCAGACACAACAAACCGGGACAACTGGGATTGTTGCCATTATTTTAGTTGGTGTCGTTGGAGGGATGTTATTCGCCTGGATTACACAGATTTTGACTCCACCGGCTAAGAAAGATAAAAAGCCAATTTGGTATCGAATCATAGCAGTTATTGGAGCACTGCTGGCCTGGGTAGCGGTCTACTTTGTGGCCAGCCTATTACCAAACGTTATCAACCCACAATTACCTGCATGGGCTTATATCGTATTAGGTGTTCTTGGCTTTGTCGGCGACCTTTACTTACGGCGTAAATTTCATATTGTTGGTGGGGCCTTTGGGAGTCCACGACAACAACAGAATCGGAGAAGATAATATTAAAAAAACGTCGCCAGCTAATTGGTGACGTTTTTTAATTATGTTATTAATAGATTCTCATGCAAAAGCCATTCAGCTTAGTACCTCCTATGGTATACTTAGGACATTAAAGCTATTGGATGGTGTGGAAGCAACTTATGTTTGGATTTCATGGAACGGGTATAGATAATGCTACCAAAATAATGAACAATGGATTTACTATAGCAAAAAGTAATAAAGTGCCCAATGATTTAGGAACCGGCGTATATTTTTATATAAATTCGGCGTTTACTTTTTCACCTATAATGATGGCAAAAAACTATTCTATAGTGTACAAACGAATTTCGAAGGCTAAAATAACTGTCTTACAAGCAGAGATTGACGAAGAAGCTACACTAATTGATTTCGATTTGAAATCAAATTTGATTGAACTTGTTAAGTATAGAGACGCTAATTTTGATAAGATAAAAAATATTCTTAATACAGTTGAAAAGGGAAATGGTTTGGCAGCTAGAGGTAACCTAGACGGTATAGTTATTGAATTGTTTAAAACTTATTTAGAAGAAAAGTATAATGTTAGAGTTGATGGTGTTAAGAAAAATACTTTTACACCGCAACATGATCTTTATAAGTATAAACAAAGTAATATGCCTAATGGTAGAGAGCTATGTGTATATAATTTAAACAGAATTAGTAATTTAAAAATCTGTGAATAGACTATCTAACTTATTTTACTGTATACTAACAACAGAGGAGGGATTTATTATGGAATTGATACTTAAAAATATTATATCTGATACTGAAACGTATGAGATGACGGAAAATGACATTTTGGAAGGTCTAATTAAATTAGGTTACGCTGAAAAAAATTTTTTCAATATAGTTTCTGAAAGTGATGAATCCTTGAATATTTCGAAAAGCTCAATTGAAGATGTTAGAGAATATGATATGCAAAATGATTTTTTCTCGAGCAAACAATCTGACCTTGCAATAGCTGCATAGGAGAACAAAAAATGGCTGAAAAGCGAGAAAGAAAACTGGTTCCAATTGAATTCAATGGGTATAAGATAGTTTCTCTTAAGTATGGTGAATTAAAAGAAACTGAAGAGAAATTGTCTGCTAAATTAAATGTTAAATTTGGCCTCACCAAAGGCAATGAAAAAGGCATAGTTGAATTAGAATCTTTCTTTGTCAATCATAATAAGAAGGTTCAAGGTACAATTATTGTACGTGGTAATTTTACTCTTGATGGTTCGTTGAGTGACGACGATGCTCAAAAGTTTTTGGGGCAAAATGGAGCTGCGATGTTATATCCATATGTACGGACTATAATTTCGGTTGTTACCTCACTAGATGATCAGAATGTATCTGTGTTACCATCACTGAACTTTGTTGAAGCATATCAAAAGATTAATAAAGTTGAATAAAATAAATCACTAATTTATAAAATCGTTGCCAGCTAATTGGTGACGATTTTTTGATTTAATAAGAAATTGATGA
This window encodes:
- a CDS encoding protein-export chaperone SecB; this translates as MAEKRERKLVPIEFNGYKIVSLKYGELKETEEKLSAKLNVKFGLTKGNEKGIVELESFFVNHNKKVQGTIIVRGNFTLDGSLSDDDAQKFLGQNGAAMLYPYVRTIISVVTSLDDQNVSVLPSLNFVEAYQKINKVE
- a CDS encoding DUF1129 domain-containing protein; the protein is MSEENQPRNAAAGSQQREHVRENHANTHRQFGDSGLTKRNEEFMFQLNKQLDEQGMKADKKPAAIQETLDALIAGQKTGATAKQLFGTPTKKADDLIHGPAKNGNQQQSSFWLLAADNGLMFFNIFTLLFGVMGIFQPKSLQTQQTGTTGIVAIILVGVVGGMLFAWITQILTPPAKKDKKPIWYRIIAVIGALLAWVAVYFVASLLPNVINPQLPAWAYIVLGVLGFVGDLYLRRKFHIVGGAFGSPRQQQNRRR